The following coding sequences are from one Strix uralensis isolate ZFMK-TIS-50842 chromosome 6, bStrUra1, whole genome shotgun sequence window:
- the G6PC2 gene encoding glucose-6-phosphatase 2 isoform X1, which yields MDLLHSNGVLIIQHLQRDYRAYQDFLNFMSHVGDPRNIFSIYFPLWFQLNQVVGTKMIWVAVIGDWFNLIFKWILFGHRPYWWVQETMIYPNQSSPCLEQFPITCETGPGSPSGHAMGSSCVWYVMVTAALSYTVRWKDKSAVTLHRLTWSFLWSIFWIIQISVCISRVFIATHFPHQVILGVFAGILVAAAFEHTPAIQTASLRMYIKTNLFLFIFALGFYLVLKLLDIDLLWSVPKAKKWCANPDWINIDTTPFAGLVRNLGALFGLGLGINSEMFITSCKGKNSCKISFRILCIAASLATLQLYNFIKIPTHTEYLFYIFSFCKSAAMPLTVVALVPYCVHSLMRTTEKKLN from the exons ATGGATCTCCTTCATAGCAATGGCGTGCTTATCATTCAGCATTTACAGAGGGACTACAGGGCTTACCAGGATTTCCTTAATTTTATGTCACATGTTGGCGATCCCCGGAATATATTctcaatttattttcctctttggtTTCAGCTCAACCAAGTGGTTGGTACTAAAATGATATGGGTGGCAGTCATTGGTGATTGGTTCAACCTCATATTTAAATG GATTTTATTTGGCCATCGCCCATACTGGTGGGTGCAAGAAACAATGATATATCCCAATCAGTCAAGCCCATGCCTTGAACAGTTTCCTATAACATGTGAAACTGGACCAG GAAGCCCATCTGGACATGCCATGGGATCTTCCTGTGTCTGGTATGTAATGGTCACAGCAGCTCTTAGCTACACAGTTAGATGGAAAGATAAATCAGCAGTTACCCTTCACAG ACTGACATGGTCATTCCTCTGGAGTATTTTTTGGATTATCCAGATCAGTGTGTGCATCTCGAGAGTATTCATAGCAACACATTTCCCTCATCAAGTTATTCTCGGAGTATTTGCTG GCATTCTTGTGGCAGCAGCATTTGAGCACACCCCTGCTATTCAGACAGCAAGCTTGAGAATGTACATCAAGACAAActtgtttcttttcatctttgCCCTTGGCTTTTATCTAGTCCTCAAACTTCTTGACATTGACTTGCTGTGGTCTGTTCCAAAGGCCAAGAAGTGGTGTGCCAACCCAGACTGGATAAACATTGACACAACTCCCTTTGCTGGACTGGTGAGGAATTTAGGTGCACTCTTTGGCTTAGGTCTCGGAATTAATTCTGAAATGTTCATCACAAGCTGCAAAGGTAAAAATAGCTGTAAGATAAGTTTTCGCATATTGTGTATAGCTGCTTCTTTAGCTACACTGCAGCTGTATAATTTCATTAAGATACCTACTCATACTGAGTATTTGttctacattttctctttttgtaagaGTGCAGCTATGCCTCTGACTGTAGTTGCCTTGGTTCCATACTGTGTTCACTCGTTAATGAGGACAACTGAAAAGAAACTTAATTAG
- the G6PC2 gene encoding glucose-6-phosphatase 2 isoform X2, whose amino-acid sequence MIWVAVIGDWFNLIFKWILFGHRPYWWVQETMIYPNQSSPCLEQFPITCETGPGSPSGHAMGSSCVWYVMVTAALSYTVRWKDKSAVTLHRLTWSFLWSIFWIIQISVCISRVFIATHFPHQVILGVFAGILVAAAFEHTPAIQTASLRMYIKTNLFLFIFALGFYLVLKLLDIDLLWSVPKAKKWCANPDWINIDTTPFAGLVRNLGALFGLGLGINSEMFITSCKGKNSCKISFRILCIAASLATLQLYNFIKIPTHTEYLFYIFSFCKSAAMPLTVVALVPYCVHSLMRTTEKKLN is encoded by the exons ATGATATGGGTGGCAGTCATTGGTGATTGGTTCAACCTCATATTTAAATG GATTTTATTTGGCCATCGCCCATACTGGTGGGTGCAAGAAACAATGATATATCCCAATCAGTCAAGCCCATGCCTTGAACAGTTTCCTATAACATGTGAAACTGGACCAG GAAGCCCATCTGGACATGCCATGGGATCTTCCTGTGTCTGGTATGTAATGGTCACAGCAGCTCTTAGCTACACAGTTAGATGGAAAGATAAATCAGCAGTTACCCTTCACAG ACTGACATGGTCATTCCTCTGGAGTATTTTTTGGATTATCCAGATCAGTGTGTGCATCTCGAGAGTATTCATAGCAACACATTTCCCTCATCAAGTTATTCTCGGAGTATTTGCTG GCATTCTTGTGGCAGCAGCATTTGAGCACACCCCTGCTATTCAGACAGCAAGCTTGAGAATGTACATCAAGACAAActtgtttcttttcatctttgCCCTTGGCTTTTATCTAGTCCTCAAACTTCTTGACATTGACTTGCTGTGGTCTGTTCCAAAGGCCAAGAAGTGGTGTGCCAACCCAGACTGGATAAACATTGACACAACTCCCTTTGCTGGACTGGTGAGGAATTTAGGTGCACTCTTTGGCTTAGGTCTCGGAATTAATTCTGAAATGTTCATCACAAGCTGCAAAGGTAAAAATAGCTGTAAGATAAGTTTTCGCATATTGTGTATAGCTGCTTCTTTAGCTACACTGCAGCTGTATAATTTCATTAAGATACCTACTCATACTGAGTATTTGttctacattttctctttttgtaagaGTGCAGCTATGCCTCTGACTGTAGTTGCCTTGGTTCCATACTGTGTTCACTCGTTAATGAGGACAACTGAAAAGAAACTTAATTAG